Part of the Bacillota bacterium genome is shown below.
TCGACGAAGCCTGGGCGCGGTTGGCCGGGCGCGGGCCCGGCCTGGCCACCCTCGCCCTGGGGAGCGACGACCTGGAGGCGGAGGTCGGGCGGCTCCGGGCGACCGGCCTGAGGCCGGCCGACCCCCGGCCGGGCGAGCGGCGGAGCCCGCAGGGGGCCGTGCTCCGCTGGCGAACGGTGGAGGTGACCGGGTGGCCGCCCCTGGCGGGGCCGCGGCCCTTCCTCATCCAGCACCGGGGGAGCGAGGCGGAGCGGCGACGCCTCCTGGAGGGCTTGGGCTTCCTGGCAGGCGGGGGAGGGGAGGGACCGGCCCTGGTCGAGCTCCGCTGGCCGGTGCCCCACCTGCAGGTGGCGGAAGAGGCCTACACCCTGCTCCTGGGCCGGGAGGCGAGGGAGGAGGGGGGCGGCTCCGGCCGGCCGGCCTTCCGGCTGGGGGGGTGTCGCCTGCTCCTCGTGGCGGAGCCGGCCGCGGCGGCGGTCCGCCTGGAACCGCCGGTCCGCGCGCTCTGGCAGGGGGTGGAGCTGACCGGCGGCTGAGCCCGGGTGCGGTCGACCCGGGCGAGGGGGGTCGGCTCTTGTTCTCGCCCGAGGAAGACTTCGGCCTTCTCCTGGCCCGCCACCGGAGCAGGCTGGGGATGAGTCAGGCGGCGCTGGCCGGGCTGGCCGGCTGCTCGAGGCAGTACGTCGCCCAGCTGGAGGCGGGTCGCAGACGGCGGCCCTCTCTCCGTTCGACCCACGCGCTGGCCAACGCCCTGCAGCTGGCGGGGGAAGAGCGACGCGCCTTCTTCGCGGCGGCCGGGCATGGCGCGGGCGCCGGCCCGCTGCCGCCCGCGGGCGCCGCCTCTCCCGATTCGCCCGGGCCGGAGCGGTTCGCCGAGCTGATGACGATGAGCGTCGCGGCCGCCCAGGCCACCCGCCTGCCCGCCTATGTCCATGACAGCCTGTGGCGGCTGCACGGCTGGAACCGGCGCGCCGTGGAACTCTTCGAGGTGGATCCGGGGCGGGTGGTGCCGGGGGAGCTCTCCATCCTGGACTTCCTCTTCGATGCCGGTTACCGGCGGCGCTTCCTCCGCTGGGAGACGCTGGCTCGGGCGGCGCTCGCCCAGTTCAAGCGGGACAGCCGCGCTCGCATCCGGCAGCCGGAGGCGGCCGCCCTCCTCCGCCGGCTCCGCCGGCTGCCCGACTTTCGCCGGCTCTGGGCGACCGTGGAGGCGGCGCCGGACGGAGCGCCGACGCTGGCCTTCTCCCTCCGGCACGCGGGGCTGGTCCTGCACCTGCGCGTCCTCCGCCTCCGGGTGCTGGACCACGCGGACGTCTGGTTCAACGTCTTCCTGCCGGCGGACCTCGCCGGGAGGCCGGGGCGGGAGGCGGCCTCCGAGGCGGAGGCGGTCCGGCGAGACGCCGGTCCGTCGAGCCCGGGCCTCCTGCCGGCTTCCGCCCCCGGAGCGGTGGGCGGGCCTGTCGATCTGTCCGTCGGCGATCCGCGCGACCGACGGCGGCCGTCCGCCGTCCGGGCGGCGGCGCACGCAACGGCGGCCGCAGGCAGGAAATGACTTGCCGCCCTGGGCAGGGTTCCATCCTGCATCTCTCGAAGCAACCGGTCGTCGTCAAGAGGATTTCTGGAAGCGAGGTGACCACCATGCACCAGCGCACCATGCACCGGCGCTCTCCCCTGGGACGCCCCCGCGGAGGGCGCGCGCTGCCCGTCGTCGCCTCCTTGCTGGCGGCGGCGCTTCTCCTGGGAGCCTGCGGCGGGGGGAGTGCCGGGACGGGCGCCAACGGCGGAAAGGCGGGCGGCGGAGCCGCCTCGGCGCCGGTGGAGCTGACGGTGATCGCGGGCTGGGCGGGCGCCGAGCAGAGCCAGTTCATGCCTGTGCTCAAGGAAGCGGAGAAGAAACTCGGCATCAAGATCACCTATCGCATCTACCGGGCGGAGGACCTCGCCAACGTCCTTCCGCCGCAGTTCCAGGCTCAGCAGGCCCCCGG
Proteins encoded:
- a CDS encoding VOC family protein codes for the protein MIRLDHLVHAVRELEGAAEEAGRLGLRFVPGGRHPAYGTRNALRYGPDLAYWELLAFERWPEEPPAAGAAFVDEAWARLAGRGPGLATLALGSDDLEAEVGRLRATGLRPADPRPGERRSPQGAVLRWRTVEVTGWPPLAGPRPFLIQHRGSEAERRRLLEGLGFLAGGGGEGPALVELRWPVPHLQVAEEAYTLLLGREAREEGGGSGRPAFRLGGCRLLLVAEPAAAAVRLEPPVRALWQGVELTGG
- a CDS encoding helix-turn-helix domain-containing protein, coding for MFSPEEDFGLLLARHRSRLGMSQAALAGLAGCSRQYVAQLEAGRRRRPSLRSTHALANALQLAGEERRAFFAAAGHGAGAGPLPPAGAASPDSPGPERFAELMTMSVAAAQATRLPAYVHDSLWRLHGWNRRAVELFEVDPGRVVPGELSILDFLFDAGYRRRFLRWETLARAALAQFKRDSRARIRQPEAAALLRRLRRLPDFRRLWATVEAAPDGAPTLAFSLRHAGLVLHLRVLRLRVLDHADVWFNVFLPADLAGRPGREAASEAEAVRRDAGPSSPGLLPASAPGAVGGPVDLSVGDPRDRRRPSAVRAAAHATAAAGRK